In the Syntrophorhabdus sp. genome, one interval contains:
- a CDS encoding 2-isopropylmalate synthase, with amino-acid sequence MSEQVFIFDTTLRDGEQSPGNTMNTQEKLRVARQLELLGVDIIEAGFPIASEGDFDAVKQIAKLVKNCQIAGLARANDEDIDRAWKAIKVAAHPRIHTFISTSDIHLKHQFRKTRDEVLAIAVAAVKRAKKYIDNVEFSAMDATRSDWDYLCKVLAEVIEAGATTVNIPDTVGYAVPHEFGELIAYIRKNVPNIDRAVISVHCHNDLGLATANSIAAIHNGARQVECTINGIGERAGNASLEEITMTLRTRKMSFTADTRIVSEKIYPTSRLITSITGVPVQPNKAIVGANAFAHESGIHQDGLLKAKLTYEIMTPESVGIPKSSLVLGKHSGRHAFRDRIENLGYILDEKELNLAFKRFKALSDMKKNVYDEDIEMIIMDEIYKTAERLKLVYLNVSCGNTTIPTATVKMEIDGNTVQDVGTGDGPVDAAFKVIKRLVKTTSKLEKFSVNSITQDMDAQGEVFVKISEKGLKAIGKGADTDIIVASAKAYINALNRLEYMKTKKS; translated from the coding sequence CCATCGCCTCCGAGGGCGATTTCGATGCCGTCAAGCAGATAGCGAAGCTCGTGAAGAACTGCCAGATAGCCGGGCTCGCACGCGCCAATGACGAGGACATAGACCGGGCGTGGAAGGCGATAAAGGTTGCCGCCCACCCCCGCATCCACACCTTCATCTCCACCTCGGACATCCACCTCAAGCACCAGTTCAGGAAGACCCGTGACGAGGTGCTCGCGATAGCGGTGGCCGCCGTGAAGAGGGCGAAAAAATACATCGACAATGTCGAGTTCTCCGCCATGGATGCCACGAGGAGCGACTGGGATTACCTGTGCAAGGTTCTCGCCGAGGTCATCGAGGCCGGCGCGACGACGGTCAATATCCCCGACACCGTCGGCTATGCCGTTCCTCACGAGTTCGGCGAGCTCATCGCCTACATCAGAAAGAACGTCCCCAATATCGACAGGGCCGTTATCAGCGTTCATTGTCACAACGACCTCGGCCTTGCCACGGCCAACTCCATCGCCGCCATCCACAACGGGGCGCGCCAGGTGGAATGCACGATAAACGGCATCGGGGAGAGGGCGGGAAACGCCTCGCTCGAAGAGATAACCATGACCTTGAGAACGAGGAAGATGAGCTTCACCGCCGACACCCGCATCGTCTCCGAGAAGATATACCCGACGAGCAGGCTCATCACCTCCATCACGGGGGTACCCGTGCAGCCGAACAAGGCCATCGTCGGCGCCAACGCCTTCGCGCACGAGTCAGGCATCCACCAGGACGGTCTCCTGAAGGCGAAGCTCACCTACGAGATCATGACCCCCGAATCGGTGGGCATCCCGAAAAGCTCCCTCGTCCTCGGAAAGCACTCCGGCCGGCATGCCTTCCGGGACCGCATCGAGAACCTTGGGTACATCCTCGACGAGAAGGAATTGAACCTCGCCTTCAAGCGCTTCAAAGCGCTCTCGGACATGAAGAAGAACGTCTACGATGAGGACATCGAGATGATCATCATGGATGAGATATACAAGACGGCCGAGAGGCTGAAGCTCGTATACCTCAACGTGAGCTGCGGGAACACGACGATACCGACAGCCACGGTGAAGATGGAGATAGACGGGAACACCGTCCAGGACGTCGGTACCGGTGACGGTCCCGTCGACGCGGCCTTCAAGGTCATCAAGAGGCTCGTCAAGACAACGAGCAAGCTGGAGAAGTTCTCCGTGAACTCCATCACACAGGACATGGACGCCCAGGGTGAGGTCTTCGTCAAGATCTCCGAGAAGGGGCTCAAGGCCATAGGGAAAGGAGCGGACACGGACATCATAGTCGCCAGCGCGAAGGCGTATATAAACGCGCTGAACAGGCTGGAATACATGAAAACGAAGAAATCCTGA